Proteins encoded by one window of Blautia luti:
- a CDS encoding MBL fold metallo-hydrolase, whose amino-acid sequence MKLTILGTGNAKVTKCYNTCFTLNEEDEKEYFLVDGGGGSTILKQLEDAGISWKDIHTIFVTHKHIDHLLGIIWMLRMYCQGMARGQFDEEVRIYAHDEVIRLLRQMSEMLLTPKETAFIGEKVYLIEVKDGEEKSILGHKTTFFDIRSTKAKQYGFCMEYADGKKLTCCGDEPYNECEEKYAVNSTWLLHEAFCLYSQADKFKPYEKHHSTVKDACELAQKLGTENLILYHTEDKNISRRKELYTAEGKPYYNGNLLIPDDLETIEL is encoded by the coding sequence ATGAAACTTACAATACTGGGAACAGGAAATGCCAAAGTGACGAAATGTTATAATACATGTTTTACATTAAATGAAGAAGACGAGAAGGAATATTTTCTGGTTGACGGAGGCGGCGGAAGCACGATCCTGAAACAGCTGGAGGATGCAGGTATCAGCTGGAAGGACATTCATACAATTTTTGTTACCCATAAGCATATAGATCATCTCCTGGGAATTATCTGGATGCTGAGAATGTACTGTCAGGGAATGGCAAGAGGACAGTTTGATGAAGAGGTCAGGATTTATGCACATGACGAGGTGATCCGGCTTCTGAGGCAGATGTCTGAAATGCTTCTTACTCCGAAGGAAACCGCTTTTATTGGAGAAAAGGTATATCTTATCGAAGTGAAAGATGGAGAAGAGAAGAGTATTCTCGGACATAAAACCACCTTTTTTGATATCAGATCTACCAAGGCAAAACAGTATGGATTCTGCATGGAATATGCAGATGGAAAGAAACTGACCTGCTGTGGAGATGAACCTTATAATGAATGCGAGGAAAAATATGCCGTAAACAGTACCTGGCTGTTGCATGAGGCGTTCTGTCTGTATTCCCAGGCAGATAAATTCAAGCCTTATGAGAAACATCATTCCACAGTAAAAGATGCCTGTGAACTGGCACAGAAACTGGGAACAGAGAACCTGATCCTCTATCACACAGAGGACAAAAATATTTCCAGACGCAAGGAACTTTATACAGCAGAAGGGAAACCATATTATAATGGAAATCTTCTGATTCCGGATGATCTGGAAACCATAGAACTGTAA